In a single window of the Acetivibrio clariflavus DSM 19732 genome:
- the hemL gene encoding glutamate-1-semialdehyde 2,1-aminomutase: MMDHSVLYERAKRVMPGGVNSPVRAFKAVGSTPLFIQRANGSKIYDINNREYIDYVCSWGPIILGHNHPEIVESITDILHYGLSFGAATVNEVLMAELITSIVPNVDMVRMVNSGTEAVMSAIRLARGYTGKDKIIKFEGCYHGHSDSMLVKAGSGALTLSSPDSLGVTEGTAKDTLVAVYNDTESVEKLFNQYEGQIAAVIVEPVAANMGVVPPEKEFLTKLRELCDKNNALLIFDEVITGFRLCIGGAQEFYNVKADLVTYGKIIGGGMPVGAYGGRREIMEFVSPEGGVYQAGTLSGNPIAMAAGYAQLRILNENREIYEKIDATAKRMEDGFKSIAEELALPLCVNRVGSLIGVFFTNEKVDNFKKAKTSDTKLYAKYFNSMLKEGIYLAPSQFEAMFVSYSHTEEDIDKTLYSTKKVLSGLKN; this comes from the coding sequence CTGATGGATCATAGTGTTTTGTATGAAAGGGCAAAAAGAGTAATGCCCGGAGGTGTAAATAGCCCTGTAAGAGCCTTTAAAGCTGTCGGATCCACTCCGTTGTTCATTCAGAGGGCAAACGGATCAAAAATATATGATATAAATAACAGAGAATATATAGATTATGTGTGTTCATGGGGGCCTATTATTTTAGGACACAACCATCCTGAGATCGTTGAGAGCATTACCGATATACTTCACTATGGACTTAGTTTTGGCGCGGCAACAGTAAATGAAGTTTTGATGGCAGAGCTTATTACCAGTATCGTGCCCAATGTGGATATGGTGAGAATGGTAAACAGCGGTACCGAAGCAGTAATGAGTGCCATAAGATTGGCAAGGGGATACACAGGAAAAGACAAAATAATCAAGTTTGAAGGATGCTATCACGGACATAGCGACAGCATGCTTGTTAAAGCCGGTTCAGGAGCTTTGACTTTGTCTTCGCCCGACAGTCTGGGTGTCACCGAAGGGACGGCTAAGGATACTTTAGTTGCCGTATATAATGATACAGAAAGTGTGGAGAAATTATTCAATCAATATGAAGGACAAATAGCAGCAGTAATTGTTGAACCGGTTGCTGCCAATATGGGAGTTGTACCTCCTGAAAAAGAGTTTTTGACAAAACTTAGAGAACTGTGCGATAAGAATAACGCTCTTTTAATATTTGATGAGGTAATCACCGGTTTCAGGCTCTGTATCGGAGGTGCACAGGAATTTTACAATGTAAAAGCCGATTTGGTGACCTACGGCAAGATAATAGGCGGCGGGATGCCGGTGGGTGCCTATGGAGGAAGAAGAGAAATAATGGAGTTTGTTTCTCCCGAAGGAGGCGTATACCAGGCCGGTACTTTATCAGGAAATCCGATAGCCATGGCTGCCGGTTATGCACAGTTAAGAATTTTGAACGAAAACAGAGAGATATATGAAAAAATCGATGCAACGGCAAAAAGGATGGAAGATGGTTTTAAGAGTATTGCAGAGGAACTTGCTTTGCCGCTTTGCGTAAATCGTGTAGGTTCTTTAATCGGTGTGTTTTTTACAAACGAAAAGGTGGATAATTTTAAAAAGGCAAAAACCAGTGATACAAAGCTCTATGCAAAATATTTCAACTCGATGTTAAAAGAAGGCATATATCTTGCACCTTCTCAGTTTGAAGCCATGTTTGTGAGCTATTCCCATACGGAAGAAGACATTGATAAAACTCTATATTCTACCAAAAAGGTATTGAGTGGGTTAAAAAATTAA
- the hemA gene encoding glutamyl-tRNA reductase yields the protein MNIIMAGIDYKTAKLEYREKFSFTKRKVREIIKDINKKCHLGVVLLCTCNRTELYISGSTDEKNIDPVKLLCEYAEADIDEYRQFFFIKQNRDAVKHLMEVASGLHSMIFGEDQIVSQVKEAIQTANKEKVSDPILNTLFRYSVTCAKEVKSSVLLRSVSPSVAQKAVELLDESIKAKSEFKVLVIGNGEVGRSVCRKLIQSQCKVYMTLRSYRHGETIVPGGCIPIDYDSRQEYLEKVDAVISTTLSPHHTISYKMLIECTKKPEYVIDLAVPRDIDPDVAAIDGIKYYNIDTIGTFAIKDNSKEMEIVNNIIEKQMAKCYDWFTIHKYADDITYIKELATKKVMDNLPQDLTEEEKIEKAISKAVDYIIYSIKDDLTKDMFLKIIEGIEAKKQ from the coding sequence TTGAACATAATAATGGCAGGAATTGATTATAAAACTGCGAAACTTGAATATCGTGAAAAATTTAGTTTTACTAAAAGAAAGGTCAGAGAAATAATAAAGGATATAAATAAAAAATGTCACTTAGGTGTAGTTTTACTATGTACTTGCAATAGGACTGAACTGTATATATCCGGCAGTACAGATGAAAAAAATATCGATCCCGTCAAGCTTCTTTGTGAGTATGCCGAAGCTGATATTGACGAATACAGACAGTTTTTTTTCATTAAGCAAAATAGAGATGCAGTAAAACATTTAATGGAGGTTGCTTCCGGACTTCATTCAATGATATTTGGAGAGGATCAGATTGTTTCTCAGGTAAAAGAGGCAATTCAAACAGCCAATAAAGAAAAGGTGAGTGATCCGATTCTAAATACCCTGTTTCGATATTCTGTAACTTGCGCGAAAGAAGTAAAATCCAGTGTCTTACTTAGAAGTGTCAGCCCATCGGTTGCCCAAAAAGCTGTAGAACTTTTGGATGAAAGTATTAAAGCCAAATCGGAATTTAAGGTTCTGGTTATAGGTAATGGTGAAGTGGGTAGAAGTGTATGCAGAAAATTAATTCAATCCCAATGTAAAGTTTATATGACATTGCGAAGTTACAGGCATGGAGAAACTATCGTTCCTGGCGGTTGTATACCTATAGATTATGATTCTAGACAAGAGTATTTGGAAAAGGTAGATGCGGTAATCAGTACAACTTTAAGTCCGCATCACACAATAAGCTATAAAATGTTAATTGAATGCACAAAGAAGCCGGAATATGTGATTGATTTGGCTGTTCCAAGGGATATTGACCCTGATGTTGCTGCAATTGACGGAATAAAGTATTATAACATTGATACCATTGGAACGTTTGCAATAAAGGATAACAGCAAAGAAATGGAAATTGTAAACAATATAATCGAAAAGCAGATGGCTAAATGTTACGATTGGTTTACTATTCATAAATACGCCGATGATATAACTTATATTAAGGAACTGGCCACTAAGAAAGTGATGGATAATTTGCCGCAGGACTTAACGGAAGAAGAAAAAATAGAAAAAGCCATTAGTAAAGCCGTTGACTATATCATATACTCCATAAAAGATGATTTGACAAAAGATATGTTCTTAAAGATAATAGAGGGAATTGAGGCAAAGAAACAGTAA
- a CDS encoding VanW family protein, translating to MMKRNIYNETKKRSKLRLYLGKQYYTFKRYIKWYFGNEKYSKDILNYQLPYLIFTHNTPLIRKLQGVDPVLQYNKVTNLKIATSRVNGICIKPGEVFSYWKLIGKPTKRKGYKDGLILNPNGTFGAGTGGGLCQLSNLIYWMTLHTPLTVIERYRHSHDIFPDSNRTQPFGSGATCVYNYLDLQIYNGTDKEFQLIVYLTEDSLVGEWRSVEPSQYNYEVYEKEHFISSTYWGGYIRNNKIYRRVYENGILIDDEYITENHVIMMYQPLLPSK from the coding sequence ATGATGAAAAGAAATATATATAATGAAACGAAAAAGAGGTCAAAACTCCGGTTATACCTGGGAAAGCAATATTATACATTTAAAAGATATATTAAATGGTATTTTGGTAATGAAAAATACTCAAAAGATATATTGAATTACCAATTGCCTTATTTAATTTTTACTCACAATACACCGTTAATAAGAAAACTTCAAGGCGTTGATCCGGTACTGCAGTATAATAAAGTAACAAACCTGAAAATAGCAACCAGTAGAGTAAATGGTATTTGCATAAAACCGGGTGAAGTGTTCTCCTATTGGAAATTGATCGGCAAACCCACTAAACGGAAGGGTTATAAGGACGGCTTGATTCTAAATCCCAACGGAACTTTTGGCGCCGGGACTGGCGGTGGTTTATGCCAATTATCAAATTTGATTTATTGGATGACTTTACATACGCCTTTGACAGTTATTGAACGTTACAGACACAGTCACGATATTTTCCCGGACAGCAACAGAACTCAACCCTTTGGAAGTGGTGCTACTTGCGTTTATAATTACTTGGACCTCCAAATTTATAACGGAACCGATAAAGAATTTCAGTTAATTGTATACCTTACCGAAGATAGCCTGGTAGGTGAGTGGAGGTCAGTGGAACCTTCGCAATATAATTATGAAGTATATGAAAAAGAGCATTTTATCAGCAGTACCTATTGGGGTGGATATATAAGAAATAATAAAATATACAGGCGTGTTTATGAAAATGGTATATTAATTGATGATGAATATATAACGGAAAACCATGTAATTATGATGTATCAGCCGCTATTGCCAAGTAAATAG
- a CDS encoding sirohydrochlorin chelatase codes for MTGILILAHGSRDKSAEDTIKKIISMLKEKMDNCIIEYAFLQFSQLTLQKGLNNLVDKGVKDIKIIPYFLFDGIHIRENIPREVEDYLKKNPDIKVSLGKTLGADKRLAEILVDRIKEIE; via the coding sequence ATGACAGGAATTTTAATTTTAGCTCATGGCAGCAGGGATAAATCAGCAGAAGATACAATTAAAAAAATAATTTCTATGCTAAAGGAAAAAATGGATAATTGTATTATAGAGTATGCCTTTTTGCAATTCAGCCAATTGACTTTACAAAAAGGATTGAACAATTTAGTCGATAAAGGCGTGAAGGATATAAAAATAATACCCTACTTTTTGTTTGATGGAATTCACATTCGTGAAAATATTCCAAGGGAAGTGGAAGATTATTTGAAAAAGAATCCGGATATAAAAGTGAGTTTGGGCAAAACTCTCGGTGCAGATAAGAGATTGGCTGAAATCCTTGTTGATAGAATAAAGGAAATAGAATGA
- the cobA gene encoding uroporphyrinogen-III C-methyltransferase, protein MGQGFVALVGAGPGELGLLTLKAKECIEKADVVVYDRLVSSEILDLIPSGAKKIDAGKDAGNHKITQENINQILLTEAQKGNFVVRLKGGDPFLFGRGAEELELLAESNIPFEVVPGVTSALSVPAYAGIPVTHRDFSSSVHIITGHRKKDEKLKINYKALSQLEGTLVFLMGVANLKEIMDGLIEANMDSLTPVAVIENGTYPNQRTVVGTIENIYEKATRCNIKPPAVIVVGKVCNLSVKYDWFRKRPLFGKKIIVTRPKISGNTLCTKLRNLGAEVYEYPCIEIEEIFDNELLKNEIDHISDYSWLVFTSKNGVKIFFDFIKREAKDFRILSGIKIAAIGSQTAQALKDNGIISDFVPDIFDGEHLAKGIAERVGNGDKVLLLRAMKGTEEIPKILEGRGIFYKDIPLYDTLLKNENAKYFENLINHNEIDFVTFTSSSTVEGFVKSMPKADLSKITGICIGNKTAQTAKHYGIKHVISQQATIDSMIAKILEVCNE, encoded by the coding sequence GTGGGGCAGGGGTTTGTAGCATTAGTTGGAGCAGGGCCTGGAGAACTCGGCCTTTTAACCCTGAAGGCTAAAGAATGTATAGAAAAAGCCGATGTGGTTGTTTATGATCGGCTGGTATCTTCGGAAATACTGGATTTAATTCCATCGGGTGCAAAAAAAATTGATGCGGGCAAAGATGCCGGAAACCACAAAATTACTCAGGAGAATATTAATCAAATCCTTCTTACCGAGGCACAGAAAGGTAATTTTGTAGTAAGGTTAAAGGGCGGCGATCCCTTTTTATTCGGTAGAGGTGCAGAAGAGCTGGAGCTTCTTGCAGAAAGCAATATTCCTTTTGAAGTGGTACCGGGAGTGACTTCTGCCTTATCGGTTCCGGCTTATGCCGGCATTCCGGTTACCCATAGGGATTTTAGCAGTAGTGTTCACATTATCACCGGGCATAGAAAAAAGGATGAAAAATTAAAAATAAATTATAAAGCTCTTTCCCAACTGGAAGGCACTTTGGTATTTTTAATGGGCGTAGCAAACTTAAAGGAAATAATGGATGGCCTTATTGAAGCAAATATGGATAGTCTGACACCGGTAGCTGTTATAGAAAACGGGACATATCCAAATCAACGCACTGTTGTAGGGACAATTGAAAATATTTATGAAAAAGCCACTAGATGCAATATAAAACCTCCTGCAGTAATTGTAGTGGGTAAGGTATGTAATCTATCAGTTAAATATGATTGGTTCAGAAAAAGGCCTCTATTTGGGAAAAAGATCATAGTGACAAGACCAAAAATTTCAGGTAACACTTTATGTACAAAGCTTAGAAATCTTGGGGCCGAAGTTTATGAATACCCTTGCATAGAAATTGAGGAGATTTTCGACAATGAACTTTTAAAAAATGAAATAGATCATATCTCCGATTATAGCTGGTTGGTGTTTACAAGCAAAAACGGAGTAAAAATATTTTTTGATTTCATAAAAAGGGAAGCAAAAGATTTCCGAATACTTAGCGGCATTAAAATTGCTGCCATAGGCTCTCAAACGGCACAGGCACTTAAGGATAATGGCATAATTTCCGATTTCGTGCCGGATATCTTTGATGGAGAACACCTGGCCAAAGGTATTGCCGAAAGAGTAGGTAATGGTGATAAAGTTTTGCTTTTAAGAGCAATGAAGGGAACGGAAGAAATACCAAAAATATTGGAGGGAAGAGGGATTTTTTATAAAGATATTCCCCTGTACGACACATTATTAAAAAATGAAAATGCTAAATACTTTGAGAATTTAATCAATCATAATGAAATAGATTTTGTGACTTTCACCAGTTCGTCAACGGTTGAGGGATTTGTCAAATCAATGCCGAAGGCGGATTTGTCAAAAATAACGGGCATTTGTATAGGCAATAAAACAGCCCAAACGGCAAAGCACTATGGAATAAAGCATGTGATTTCTCAACAAGCCACAATAGATAGCATGATTGCTAAAATTTTGGAGGTATGCAATGAATAG
- a CDS encoding precorrin-2 dehydrogenase/sirohydrochlorin ferrochelatase family protein, whose amino-acid sequence MFESEEREFSHFPLFIDLRNRKVAVIGGGNVAARRVETLIKFGAKVTVIAPQISEKIDELYNLGKIEVIMREYRKSDILNAFIVIIATDNKEVNETATKDARELNILMNRADSKEDCDFFFPAVFSDRHIVGGIISKNGSNHNIVREKSKGIREYLNREETKT is encoded by the coding sequence ATGTTTGAAAGTGAAGAAAGAGAATTTTCCCATTTTCCGCTTTTTATAGATTTAAGGAACCGAAAGGTTGCAGTAATTGGCGGAGGCAACGTTGCCGCAAGACGGGTTGAAACTCTTATAAAGTTTGGTGCAAAGGTTACGGTAATAGCACCGCAAATAAGCGAAAAAATAGATGAACTTTATAATCTTGGCAAAATTGAAGTTATCATGCGGGAATATAGAAAAAGCGATATTTTAAATGCCTTTATTGTCATTATTGCTACTGATAATAAAGAGGTAAACGAGACGGCGACAAAAGACGCAAGAGAATTAAACATTCTCATGAACAGGGCTGATAGCAAAGAAGACTGTGACTTTTTCTTTCCTGCCGTATTTTCCGACCGGCACATAGTAGGAGGCATTATTTCAAAAAACGGCAGCAATCACAATATAGTAAGGGAAAAGTCAAAAGGAATAAGGGAGTATTTAAATAGAGAGGAAACAAAAACATGA
- a CDS encoding RsiV family protein, whose amino-acid sequence MKNWKKKFLLLIAINIVFATSGCGLSSVSTTNVEQPTQTPSYTNESKDTPVPEQETASPQQKTVNFSTFEVNKKYFNDAEGFAELNLKLPKLDGNYAGIDEINRYFAEKEEFFYEELPLDLLKEFNEKVEGQKDNWFRSADYSLEVVFGNIISMKAYLDGGAGGVSWAGIEGDTFDLDTGKKLALKDIFKVNEDEYMNFIYDFVSEKIMNDINNNKEAHDYLFDDPYSGEGYKSIRNFNPDDFYLSKDSLVVFYPKYALSIGAAGPIVFEIPYEKISDMLAIDIKSNVSKYDDKNVSDTKNNIIVDIQ is encoded by the coding sequence ATGAAGAATTGGAAAAAGAAGTTTTTGCTTTTAATAGCGATTAACATAGTATTTGCAACTTCCGGATGCGGTTTGTCTTCGGTAAGCACTACAAATGTGGAACAACCGACTCAAACACCGTCCTATACAAATGAGTCTAAAGATACACCTGTACCGGAACAAGAAACAGCAAGCCCCCAGCAGAAAACAGTGAACTTTTCAACTTTCGAAGTTAATAAAAAGTATTTCAATGATGCAGAAGGTTTTGCGGAATTAAATTTAAAGTTACCCAAACTTGATGGAAATTATGCTGGAATAGACGAGATAAATAGATATTTCGCAGAAAAGGAAGAATTCTTCTACGAAGAACTGCCCCTCGATCTTTTAAAAGAATTCAATGAGAAAGTTGAAGGTCAAAAGGATAACTGGTTTAGAAGTGCCGATTACAGTCTTGAAGTTGTGTTTGGAAATATCATTTCCATGAAAGCATACTTAGACGGTGGAGCTGGTGGTGTATCATGGGCCGGAATAGAGGGTGACACCTTCGATTTAGACACAGGAAAGAAGCTTGCACTAAAGGATATATTTAAAGTTAATGAAGATGAATACATGAATTTCATATATGATTTTGTATCTGAAAAAATAATGAACGATATAAATAATAACAAAGAGGCACACGATTATTTATTTGATGATCCTTACTCCGGTGAAGGATATAAAAGTATCAGAAATTTTAACCCTGATGACTTTTATCTTTCCAAAGACTCATTAGTGGTTTTCTATCCGAAATATGCTTTGTCAATTGGTGCCGCAGGACCAATTGTATTTGAAATACCCTATGAAAAAATTTCAGATATGTTAGCTATTGATATAAAAAGTAATGTGTCAAAATATGATGATAAAAATGTTAGTGATACAAAAAATAACATTATTGTTGATATACAATAA
- the hemC gene encoding hydroxymethylbilane synthase has translation MKIIRVGSRDSKLAIIQAKLVMDAIERYDKNIKTELITMKTTGDKILNKSLDKIGGKGLFVKELDNALLNDKVDITVHSYKDIPMEINPDLPIVAVSEREDERDVLILPKGKIDKTKPIGCSSKRRTIQLLQLGYENIAPVRGNVISRLNKLDEGQFSALVLAAAGIKRLGLEERIYRYFSTEEIMPAACQGIIAVQARKGENVDFLKGFHCEKSKYIADAERAFVAALEGGCSSPVAAHAQIQGDKLILNGLYVDEKMGILKKGSMSGSVEDAQNIGKSLARKLKEEVWKWGRGL, from the coding sequence ATGAAAATCATAAGAGTGGGCAGCAGAGACAGTAAACTGGCAATCATCCAGGCAAAGCTTGTTATGGATGCAATAGAAAGATATGATAAAAACATAAAAACAGAGCTTATAACAATGAAAACCACAGGGGATAAGATATTGAACAAAAGCCTTGACAAGATTGGCGGTAAAGGACTTTTTGTAAAGGAATTGGACAATGCTTTGCTAAATGACAAAGTGGATATAACGGTACATAGCTATAAGGATATACCGATGGAGATAAATCCCGATTTACCCATAGTGGCAGTGTCAGAACGGGAAGATGAACGGGATGTTCTTATATTGCCAAAAGGTAAAATAGATAAAACAAAACCCATTGGCTGCTCAAGCAAAAGAAGAACTATTCAGCTATTACAATTGGGATATGAAAACATAGCTCCTGTTCGCGGAAATGTTATATCAAGGCTTAATAAGCTGGACGAAGGACAGTTCAGTGCCCTTGTTTTAGCTGCGGCAGGTATTAAAAGACTTGGTCTTGAAGAACGAATTTATAGATACTTCTCAACTGAAGAAATTATGCCGGCTGCTTGTCAGGGGATTATTGCCGTGCAAGCCCGAAAGGGAGAAAATGTGGATTTTTTAAAAGGCTTTCACTGTGAAAAATCCAAATATATTGCTGACGCGGAAAGAGCTTTTGTTGCCGCTTTGGAAGGCGGATGTTCATCACCGGTGGCAGCCCATGCACAAATTCAGGGTGATAAATTAATTTTAAACGGGCTGTATGTAGATGAGAAAATGGGTATTTTGAAAAAAGGCAGTATGTCCGGATCTGTTGAAGATGCCCAAAATATAGGAAAATCCTTGGCACGAAAGCTTAAAGAGGAGGTTTGGAAGTGGGGCAGGGGTTTGTAG
- the hemB gene encoding porphobilinogen synthase has translation MNSIRPRRLRENENIRKLTRETRVSASSLVLPVFIKEGSGIKEEIKSLEGHYYYSPDNVPYAIEDALNYGVRSVLIFGIPKEKDVLASGAYAENGVVQQGIKAIKTRFPEMMIITDVCLCEYTSNGHCGMVSGNKILNDETLPYLAKTALSHVIAGADVVAPSDMMDFRVKAIRECLDQNGFSDKPIMSYAVKYASSFYGPFRDVVGSTPAFGDRKSYQMDYHNIREAIKEALLDVDEGADILMVKPALSYLDVIKEVKANTNLPIAAYSVSGEYGMIKAAAKAGLINEYAVMCESAVGIYRAGADILITYYARELSDAIKKGDIG, from the coding sequence ATGAATAGTATCAGACCCAGAAGATTGAGAGAAAATGAGAATATAAGAAAATTAACAAGGGAAACCCGAGTTTCTGCAAGTTCTTTGGTTTTACCCGTATTTATAAAAGAAGGCAGCGGTATCAAAGAAGAGATTAAATCCTTAGAAGGCCATTATTACTATAGCCCCGACAATGTACCTTATGCTATTGAAGATGCCTTAAACTATGGGGTAAGATCCGTGTTGATTTTTGGTATTCCTAAAGAAAAAGATGTTCTTGCCAGCGGTGCCTATGCAGAAAACGGTGTTGTACAGCAGGGAATAAAAGCAATAAAAACCCGTTTCCCTGAAATGATGATAATTACCGATGTATGCCTGTGTGAGTATACATCGAATGGACATTGCGGCATGGTCAGCGGAAATAAAATACTAAACGACGAAACGCTTCCCTATTTAGCAAAAACAGCCCTGTCCCATGTTATTGCAGGTGCTGATGTTGTAGCACCTTCCGACATGATGGATTTTAGAGTTAAGGCTATTCGCGAATGCCTTGACCAAAACGGTTTCAGCGATAAACCTATAATGTCCTATGCGGTAAAATACGCTTCATCCTTTTATGGTCCTTTTAGGGATGTTGTAGGTTCAACACCTGCCTTTGGCGACAGAAAAAGCTATCAGATGGATTATCACAATATTAGGGAAGCCATAAAAGAAGCACTGTTGGATGTAGATGAAGGTGCAGATATATTAATGGTTAAACCGGCACTTTCTTACCTGGACGTTATAAAAGAAGTAAAGGCCAATACTAATTTACCCATTGCTGCATACAGCGTCAGCGGTGAGTATGGGATGATAAAAGCTGCTGCAAAAGCCGGATTGATTAATGAATATGCCGTGATGTGTGAATCAGCGGTGGGAATTTATAGGGCGGGGGCAGATATACTGATCACTTACTATGCCAGGGAATTGTCCGATGCCATAAAGAAAGGAGATATAGGCTGA
- a CDS encoding methyl-accepting chemotaxis protein — protein sequence MIESSISKESHTNQLLTSLDNVMKTVKDNTVSLNNDITSCNNDSARLLQISDSMASTIEEIVKGVLLQDESITHISDAMNTVDEKVDEIFRFSKELSEISSNTSKTVISGAMEIKKMYQQMDIINTAVANSLTTAEELITSIENINKILEIIDQISEQTNLLSINAAIEAARAGEAGKGFAVVADEVRKLATQSANMVKEIEKIIEDIKSKTVLVSEKANNGYMAANEGKVIIGQVNEGFEKIKLSFDNINDYISKELKMIENLSLIFSQIREQSLSIASVSEQHSSLTKEMLEIAEEQKSYIKSVHKSIQEINKSSTRLEELVYSK from the coding sequence TTGATTGAATCATCCATAAGTAAGGAATCACATACAAACCAGCTTCTAACTTCCTTAGATAATGTAATGAAAACAGTTAAAGATAACACTGTTTCTCTTAACAATGATATAACAAGTTGTAATAATGATTCGGCAAGGTTATTGCAAATCAGTGATTCTATGGCGTCGACCATAGAAGAAATTGTAAAAGGAGTCCTATTACAAGATGAAAGCATAACCCATATAAGTGACGCAATGAACACTGTAGATGAAAAAGTTGATGAAATATTCCGTTTCTCCAAAGAACTCTCCGAAATATCATCTAACACCAGTAAGACAGTTATTAGTGGGGCAATGGAAATAAAAAAAATGTACCAGCAGATGGATATTATAAATACTGCCGTTGCAAATTCATTAACCACAGCAGAAGAATTAATTACTAGCATTGAAAATATAAATAAAATTCTTGAAATAATTGATCAAATATCAGAGCAGACCAATTTGCTGTCGATAAATGCTGCAATTGAAGCAGCAAGAGCCGGTGAAGCAGGAAAGGGATTTGCAGTGGTAGCTGATGAAGTAAGAAAGTTGGCAACTCAAAGTGCAAACATGGTTAAAGAAATCGAAAAAATTATTGAGGACATCAAATCTAAAACGGTATTAGTTTCAGAAAAGGCTAATAATGGATACATGGCTGCAAATGAAGGAAAAGTAATTATCGGCCAGGTAAATGAAGGGTTTGAAAAAATAAAGCTGTCCTTTGACAACATTAATGATTATATATCTAAAGAGTTAAAAATGATAGAAAATTTGAGCTTGATTTTTTCTCAAATACGTGAACAATCTTTAAGTATAGCAAGTGTTTCAGAACAGCATTCTTCACTAACTAAAGAAATGCTGGAAATTGCAGAAGAGCAAAAATCCTATATAAAAAGCGTTCACAAATCAATACAGGAAATTAACAAATCCAGCACACGTCTGGAAGAATTGGTTTATAGTAAATAA